A genomic region of Ensifer sp. PDNC004 contains the following coding sequences:
- a CDS encoding DUF4168 domain-containing protein: MITGYKPVASLAAAVFSFMVVSPASALEIAQAETTQPTQGQAGNKAPDAAISDQKIEAFAVAYLQVDKVRQEYSAKIEATSDAAAKKDLETEASKKMVETVQASPTISIEEYSAILTAAQSDPAVAKKVQAKLQDTAPAQQ, from the coding sequence ATGATCACCGGTTACAAACCCGTCGCGTCGCTCGCGGCGGCCGTCTTCAGCTTCATGGTCGTCAGTCCCGCATCCGCCCTTGAGATCGCTCAGGCTGAAACGACCCAGCCGACGCAGGGCCAGGCTGGCAACAAGGCCCCGGACGCTGCGATCAGCGACCAGAAAATCGAGGCCTTCGCGGTTGCCTATCTTCAGGTCGATAAGGTCAGGCAGGAATATTCTGCCAAGATAGAAGCTACGTCGGATGCAGCGGCGAAGAAGGATCTGGAGACCGAAGCCAGCAAGAAAATGGTCGAGACCGTGCAAGCCTCACCGACCATTTCGATCGAAGAGTATTCGGCAATCCTGACAGCTGCGCAGAGCGATCCGGCAGTCGCCAAGAAAGTTCAGGCAAAACTCCAAGACACGGCTCCCGCACAGCAATAA
- a CDS encoding TetR/AcrR family transcriptional regulator, with product MAGKREAKKEDLRSRLVAAGTELIREQGLKNLRARDIAERASAALGGLYTVFDDLDGLILHVNSGTLKRLEAALNSAVLPAADVQETFLSLSLAYLRFALAERNLWAALFEHRMPEGAPVPEWHLAEHGFLIGLIAAPLAQQLPHASREDVAIRARTFFAAVHGVISLSLEGRFIGITPEVLEREITALAGILARRPN from the coding sequence TTGGCCGGAAAGCGTGAAGCGAAGAAGGAAGATCTGAGATCGAGGCTTGTTGCCGCCGGCACGGAGCTGATCCGGGAGCAAGGATTGAAGAACCTGCGTGCCCGCGACATAGCCGAGCGTGCAAGTGCGGCACTCGGTGGGCTCTACACCGTCTTCGATGATCTCGACGGGCTGATCCTGCATGTCAATTCGGGGACGTTAAAGCGCCTGGAAGCCGCCCTCAATTCGGCGGTCCTGCCGGCGGCGGATGTTCAGGAAACCTTCCTGAGCCTGTCGCTCGCCTATCTCCGGTTTGCGCTCGCAGAGCGAAATCTATGGGCGGCGCTTTTCGAACACAGAATGCCCGAGGGCGCCCCGGTCCCCGAGTGGCATCTTGCCGAACATGGCTTCTTGATTGGTCTCATCGCAGCACCGCTCGCGCAGCAATTGCCGCATGCCAGCCGGGAAGACGTGGCAATTCGTGCCCGCACGTTCTTCGCGGCCGTGCATGGCGTGATCTCTCTCAGCCTCGAAGGACGGTTCATCGGAATAACGCCCGAAGTGCTCGAGCGGGAGATTACGGCACTCGCCGGAATTCTTGCCAGGCGCCCGAACTGA
- a CDS encoding PspA/IM30 family protein, whose product MFKQIVTLIRGRAHMAEEVFADRHALPILAQQIRDAARGVESARRAVALAIAQNRLERENAERLSAHIEELEIRAIAALEKGRGDLAAEAAASIARLETELQNARQVQAEFADGIDRLRQAVRQSETRLAALRRGERLAAARDRTQRLSREVPGNDLATLGDAEATLARLETRQREAELTAEALIELEETPDPAALAQKLAAAGCGRPLVTSADDVLERLRAKMNLTL is encoded by the coding sequence ATGTTCAAACAAATCGTAACGCTCATCCGCGGTCGTGCCCATATGGCGGAAGAAGTCTTCGCCGATCGGCATGCGCTCCCCATTCTGGCGCAGCAGATACGTGATGCTGCCCGCGGTGTCGAAAGCGCGCGCCGGGCCGTCGCCTTGGCGATAGCGCAAAATCGCCTGGAAAGGGAAAATGCCGAGCGGCTTTCGGCTCACATCGAGGAGCTCGAAATCCGCGCCATTGCGGCGCTTGAAAAGGGGCGAGGGGATCTGGCCGCGGAAGCCGCAGCCTCGATCGCGCGACTGGAAACCGAATTGCAGAACGCACGTCAGGTTCAGGCGGAATTTGCAGACGGAATAGATCGACTGAGGCAAGCGGTGCGGCAGAGCGAAACGCGCCTGGCGGCGCTGCGCCGCGGCGAACGCCTGGCCGCCGCGCGTGACCGGACGCAGCGGCTTTCCCGCGAGGTGCCCGGCAACGATCTCGCGACGCTCGGCGACGCCGAGGCAACGCTCGCGCGGCTCGAAACGCGCCAGCGCGAGGCTGAATTGACCGCCGAAGCGCTAATCGAGCTGGAAGAGACGCCGGATCCAGCAGCACTTGCGCAGAAACTGGCCGCGGCCGGTTGTGGGCGTCCTCTCGTGACAAGCGCCGACGACGTGCTCGAGCGCCTGCGCGCCAAGATGAACCTCACGCTTTGA
- a CDS encoding YiaA/YiaB family inner membrane protein, translating to MNDSLMKHSPAWTSFSYVSFGVAAFMVVIGLYMMPIDLWGKGYLAMGILMLLQTAVNVTKTLRDNLEAEKLIRRIDDAKTEKLLLGIKADEV from the coding sequence ATGAACGACAGCCTGATGAAACACTCACCGGCCTGGACCTCTTTTTCCTATGTTAGCTTCGGCGTGGCCGCCTTCATGGTGGTGATCGGCCTATACATGATGCCGATCGACCTCTGGGGCAAAGGCTACCTGGCCATGGGCATCCTGATGCTGCTGCAGACGGCCGTGAACGTCACCAAGACGCTGCGCGACAATCTGGAGGCAGAAAAGCTCATCCGAAGGATCGATGATGCCAAGACCGAGAAATTGCTGCTCGGCATCAAGGCGGACGAAGTTTAA
- a CDS encoding acyl-[ACP]--phospholipid O-acyltransferase, whose amino-acid sequence MKNNLMTSRRFAPLFWTQFLSAFNDNFLKNTLVFLILATVAADDAGSLVTLAGAVFMAPFLLFSALGGELADKFDKAEVAERLKRWELAAAGVAVVGIAFSSIAVLLVALFLFGAISALFGPVKYGILPDHLERKELPRANAWIEGATFIAILSGTVVAGLAAADGVDPWVFGPMMLGLALACWLSSRYIPRLGAKAPDLVVDRNVLRSTGRLVASLRGDQRLWRTALMAAWFWLAGAIVLSLLPPMVKNHLGGDETAITAYLAVFAVAIGIGSAIAAWMSAGRIVLLPAPVGTLIMALFGLDLAWCVGQAGTVAPAETLSAFFANPYTVRIAIDLAGMAIAGAFLAVPTLAALQAWAQEDQRSRVIGASNVLSAAFITTGGGLVAILQASGMSTPVLFAGLAFANAVAAWVMLRTLPTNAFRDFVSILFRAFLRLEVEGLDNLKKAGRAPIIALNHVSFLDGALALALTEEEPTFAVDYTIAKAWWVKPFLKMCNFLPLDPSKPMATRTLIKTVNNGEPLVIFPEGRITVTGALMKVYDGAAMVADKTGSMVVPVRIDGLEKSYFSRLSSMHVRRRLFPKVKVTILEPVRLSVPQELKGRKRRMAAGAALYQVMSMLMFRTTDTDTTVLEKVIKTAKERGFNKLAVQDPVTGSLTYGKLLTGAAVLGAKFQSLFPNEKALGVLLPNANGAVATILGVMSAGKVPAMLNFTAGAANIISACKAAEVRHVLTSRAFVAQAKLGPVVEELSKTVEIVWLDDLRQTIGLADKLRGLLRKGRPLVRRTADEPAVILYTSGSEGTPKGVVLTHRNILSNAAQAASRIDFHSGDKVFNILPVFHSFGLTAGTVLPLISGVPVYFYPSPLHYRIIPELIYASNATIIFGTDTFLNGYARTAHPYDFRSIRYCFAGAEPVRAATRALYMEKFGVRILEGYGVTEAAPVIALNTPMFNKAGSVGKIMPGMEYRLDAVPGVTEGGRLFIRGANVMAGYLRVEAPGVLEPAPDGWHDTGDIVTVDEDGFIVIRGRAKRFAKIGGEMVSLGAVEALAGEMWPGQLTVVVSLPDPKKGERLVMLTDAPGATRAAFLRFAKDKGAMDMMVPSDVRVGAVPVLGTGKVDFVSAQRLLAETATTENAA is encoded by the coding sequence GTGAAAAACAATCTGATGACTTCCCGGCGCTTTGCGCCGCTCTTCTGGACGCAGTTTCTATCGGCGTTCAACGACAATTTTCTTAAGAATACGCTCGTCTTCCTCATCCTCGCAACCGTGGCGGCCGATGACGCGGGATCGCTCGTCACGCTGGCCGGCGCCGTCTTCATGGCGCCGTTCCTGCTCTTTTCCGCGCTTGGCGGCGAACTCGCCGACAAATTCGACAAGGCTGAAGTCGCCGAGAGACTGAAGCGCTGGGAGCTTGCGGCCGCCGGTGTCGCGGTTGTCGGGATCGCCTTCTCCTCCATCGCGGTGCTGCTGGTTGCACTCTTCCTGTTCGGCGCGATCTCCGCGCTCTTCGGGCCGGTCAAATACGGCATCCTGCCCGACCATCTGGAGCGCAAGGAACTGCCGCGCGCCAACGCCTGGATCGAAGGGGCAACCTTCATCGCCATCCTCAGCGGCACGGTCGTGGCAGGGCTTGCCGCGGCCGATGGCGTCGATCCCTGGGTGTTCGGTCCCATGATGCTCGGCCTGGCACTCGCCTGCTGGCTTTCCAGCCGTTACATCCCTCGTCTCGGCGCAAAGGCTCCGGATCTCGTCGTCGATCGCAACGTCCTGCGCTCGACCGGTCGGCTCGTTGCCTCTTTGCGCGGCGACCAGCGCCTTTGGCGCACCGCGCTGATGGCCGCCTGGTTCTGGCTGGCCGGCGCCATCGTGTTGTCGCTGCTGCCGCCCATGGTGAAGAACCATCTCGGCGGCGACGAGACGGCGATCACCGCCTATCTCGCCGTTTTTGCCGTCGCAATCGGCATTGGCTCGGCGATTGCCGCCTGGATGTCGGCCGGACGCATCGTGCTCCTGCCGGCACCCGTCGGCACCCTGATCATGGCGCTGTTCGGTCTCGATCTCGCCTGGTGCGTGGGACAAGCCGGCACAGTCGCTCCGGCTGAGACGCTCTCTGCCTTCTTCGCCAATCCCTATACGGTGCGGATCGCCATCGATCTTGCCGGCATGGCGATCGCCGGTGCCTTCCTCGCCGTTCCCACGCTCGCAGCGCTTCAGGCCTGGGCGCAAGAGGACCAGCGGTCGCGCGTCATCGGCGCGTCGAACGTGCTGTCTGCAGCCTTCATCACCACCGGCGGCGGCCTTGTCGCCATCCTGCAGGCGTCCGGCATGTCGACACCTGTGCTCTTTGCCGGTCTCGCCTTTGCCAATGCCGTTGCGGCCTGGGTCATGCTGCGCACGCTGCCGACCAACGCTTTCCGCGATTTCGTCTCCATCCTCTTCCGCGCCTTCCTGCGTCTGGAAGTCGAAGGCCTCGACAATCTGAAGAAGGCCGGTCGCGCACCGATCATTGCGCTCAACCATGTGTCCTTCCTCGACGGCGCGCTGGCGCTGGCGCTGACCGAAGAGGAGCCGACCTTCGCGGTCGACTACACGATCGCCAAGGCCTGGTGGGTGAAACCTTTCTTGAAGATGTGCAACTTCCTGCCGCTGGATCCGTCAAAGCCGATGGCAACGCGCACGCTCATCAAGACGGTCAACAACGGTGAGCCGCTGGTGATCTTCCCTGAGGGCCGCATCACGGTGACCGGCGCCTTGATGAAGGTCTATGACGGCGCCGCGATGGTGGCCGATAAGACCGGCTCCATGGTCGTGCCGGTGCGCATCGACGGGCTGGAGAAGAGCTACTTTTCGCGCCTCAGTTCCATGCACGTGCGCCGCCGCCTGTTCCCGAAGGTGAAGGTGACCATTCTGGAGCCGGTTCGCCTGTCTGTGCCGCAAGAGCTGAAGGGCCGCAAGCGGCGCATGGCCGCGGGTGCCGCGCTCTACCAGGTCATGTCGATGCTGATGTTCCGCACCACCGACACGGACACCACCGTGCTCGAAAAGGTGATCAAGACCGCCAAGGAGCGTGGGTTCAACAAGCTCGCCGTGCAGGACCCGGTTACCGGTTCGCTCACCTATGGCAAGCTGTTGACCGGTGCGGCCGTGCTCGGCGCCAAGTTCCAGTCGCTTTTCCCGAATGAAAAGGCACTTGGCGTTCTCCTGCCCAACGCCAACGGCGCGGTTGCCACCATCCTCGGCGTGATGTCGGCCGGCAAGGTCCCGGCTATGCTCAATTTCACCGCCGGTGCAGCCAACATCATCTCGGCCTGCAAGGCAGCCGAGGTCCGTCATGTGTTGACGTCGCGTGCCTTCGTCGCCCAGGCGAAACTCGGGCCCGTCGTCGAGGAATTGTCGAAGACGGTGGAGATCGTCTGGCTCGATGATCTGCGCCAGACGATCGGACTTGCCGACAAGCTGCGTGGTCTGCTGCGAAAGGGGCGGCCGCTCGTCCGGCGCACGGCCGACGAGCCGGCGGTCATTCTCTATACGTCGGGATCCGAGGGGACGCCGAAGGGCGTGGTGCTGACGCACCGCAACATCCTCTCCAACGCAGCCCAGGCCGCGTCGCGCATCGATTTCCACTCGGGCGACAAGGTGTTCAACATCCTGCCGGTGTTCCATTCCTTCGGTCTCACGGCCGGAACGGTTCTGCCGCTCATCTCCGGGGTGCCGGTCTATTTCTACCCGTCGCCACTGCACTACCGGATCATCCCGGAGCTGATCTATGCGTCCAACGCGACCATCATCTTCGGGACCGACACGTTCCTGAACGGTTATGCCCGGACGGCGCATCCCTATGACTTCCGCTCGATCCGCTACTGCTTCGCCGGTGCCGAACCGGTTCGTGCCGCAACGCGCGCGCTCTACATGGAGAAGTTCGGCGTCCGCATCCTCGAAGGCTATGGCGTGACCGAGGCTGCGCCAGTGATCGCGCTGAACACGCCGATGTTCAACAAGGCCGGTAGCGTCGGCAAGATCATGCCGGGCATGGAATACAGGCTCGATGCCGTGCCGGGTGTCACCGAAGGCGGTCGTCTCTTCATCCGCGGCGCCAACGTCATGGCCGGGTATCTTCGCGTCGAGGCGCCCGGCGTGCTCGAGCCGGCGCCCGACGGCTGGCATGATACCGGCGACATCGTCACGGTCGATGAAGACGGCTTCATCGTCATCCGCGGGCGGGCCAAGCGTTTCGCCAAGATCGGCGGCGAGATGGTTTCGCTTGGCGCTGTTGAAGCGCTGGCGGGCGAGATGTGGCCCGGCCAGTTGACGGTCGTCGTGTCGTTGCCTGATCCCAAGAAGGGTGAGCGTCTGGTCATGCTCACCGATGCTCCTGGTGCGACACGTGCCGCTTTCCTCCGCTTCGCCAAAGACAAGGGGGCGATGGACATGATGGTTCCCTCCGACGTGAGGGTGGGTGCCGTACCGGTGCTCGGGACCGGCAAGGTGGACTTCGTCAGTGCGCAAAGGCTTCTTGCCGAGACGGCAACGACCGAGAACGCCGCCTGA